The proteins below are encoded in one region of Caldilineales bacterium:
- a CDS encoding DEAD/DEAH box helicase: protein MHLVLHLHWHPPAGADQEPSFWAWAETRAASAPIRRRGAPSSRPRPHPFALRDLKAVLSALMLDCCGSGPRPLILHLPTTRTGPLPSNDLAHNWDIDRESPYLAPWEIPAMRLSLAQAVGLLAAPPDRTWPEHLTFGADLRFWRKAFGFVLSVLAQQHYIPTLTVSGETNPKYRAMWRPVLDGQQLEADLAAIAAAMPPVCRAELSESKAEPIPAELLHDFVCYLADHLIRTWGLAAPHRLGYLPRRDVMSTWLQSLVLPEPTLDLPDDQIERFAAELRAWQRNLAPISEAGFAVALRLVAPPIAEQPAQGGAWHVPEGGWRLEYLLQARDVPDLLAPAELVWQAASESLVYQQRRFDHPQEVLLAGLGQAASIFPPLTRSLQTPAPTHVDLNTTEVYQFLREAAPLLRQSGFSLLLPPWWEAAGATLGLAHYLTPLTLQPPDVVHDPASAERPIAYRWDLILGGATLTRQAFADLVALRSPLVQRHGQWLRLDPEQIEAATRFWERQSFEGRINLQQALRAALGLDDKVQIAGLPVLQRTVEGWLPSLIRQLSEGDESLRQAEQPAGLTGILRPYQRFGVGWLQTHRHLGLSACLADDMGLGKSIQAIGLLLHEQNELGRLPGPSLLIAPTSLLGNWRREIRRFAPNLRVFIHYGPDRPRNETFAATVQRFDLVISSYTLARRDAELFESFPWHGLILDEAQKIKNPDIQVTQAIERFPSAFRLALTGTPIENQLTELWSIFNFLNKGYLGSLSSFRKHFAYPIERHQDPTTTARLQRLVRPFILRRLKTDPNVLQDLPERLEMKVYCTLSDEQAELYQAVVAEGLPRVRDLYGRARRLHIFNLLTRLKQILNHPAQYLAPDHITAKFHPTEALERRSGKLDRLTEMLDEVLTVGDRALVYTQFAETGHILAWHLQQQFDRPVFYLHGGVSLKQRQQMVTSFQEDPHAPHIFILTLKAGGLGLNLTAANHVFHYDRWWNPAVEDQASDRIYRIGQTRAVQTHKFITAGTLEEGIDEMLERKQGLADRIISGSEEDWLTELSFDELSQLISLTQERL from the coding sequence ATGCACCTGGTCTTGCATTTGCATTGGCATCCCCCCGCTGGCGCAGACCAAGAACCCTCCTTCTGGGCCTGGGCAGAAACGCGCGCCGCCTCGGCCCCCATTCGACGCCGCGGCGCACCGTCTAGCCGGCCTCGTCCCCACCCCTTCGCCCTGCGCGACCTCAAAGCCGTGCTGTCCGCCTTGATGCTCGACTGCTGCGGCTCCGGCCCCCGTCCCCTCATCCTCCACCTGCCCACCACCCGCACCGGCCCCCTCCCCAGCAACGACCTGGCCCACAACTGGGACATCGACCGCGAGTCGCCCTACCTGGCCCCCTGGGAAATCCCGGCCATGCGGCTTTCGCTGGCCCAGGCCGTCGGCCTCCTGGCCGCACCTCCTGACCGCACCTGGCCCGAACACCTCACCTTTGGCGCCGACCTGCGCTTCTGGCGCAAAGCCTTTGGCTTTGTCCTTTCCGTCCTCGCCCAACAGCACTACATCCCCACCCTCACCGTCTCCGGCGAGACCAACCCAAAATACCGGGCCATGTGGCGCCCGGTGCTGGATGGCCAGCAATTGGAGGCCGACCTGGCCGCCATTGCCGCCGCCATGCCCCCCGTCTGCCGGGCCGAACTGAGCGAGAGCAAGGCCGAACCGATCCCGGCTGAGCTGCTGCACGATTTCGTCTGCTACCTGGCCGACCACCTGATTCGCACCTGGGGTCTGGCCGCCCCCCACCGTTTGGGCTATCTCCCCCGCCGCGATGTGATGTCCACCTGGCTGCAAAGCCTGGTCTTGCCGGAGCCAACGCTCGACCTGCCCGATGACCAGATCGAGCGCTTTGCCGCCGAATTGCGGGCGTGGCAACGCAACCTTGCCCCCATCAGCGAGGCCGGCTTCGCCGTCGCCCTGCGGCTTGTGGCCCCGCCCATCGCCGAGCAGCCGGCCCAGGGCGGGGCGTGGCACGTGCCCGAGGGAGGATGGAGGCTCGAATACCTGCTGCAAGCGCGCGATGTACCCGACCTGCTGGCCCCGGCCGAACTCGTCTGGCAGGCCGCCAGCGAGAGCCTGGTCTACCAGCAGCGGCGCTTCGACCACCCCCAGGAAGTGCTGCTGGCCGGCCTGGGGCAGGCTGCGTCCATCTTCCCGCCTCTCACCCGCAGCCTGCAAACGCCCGCCCCCACGCACGTCGACCTGAACACGACCGAAGTCTACCAATTCCTGCGTGAGGCGGCGCCGTTGCTGCGCCAAAGCGGCTTCAGCCTGCTGTTGCCGCCCTGGTGGGAGGCCGCCGGCGCCACCCTGGGCCTGGCCCACTACCTCACACCCCTCACCCTCCAACCACCCGATGTCGTCCACGACCCTGCTAGCGCCGAGCGGCCTATCGCCTATCGCTGGGATCTGATCCTGGGCGGGGCCACCCTCACCCGCCAGGCCTTTGCCGACCTGGTGGCCCTGCGCTCGCCGCTGGTTCAGCGCCACGGCCAGTGGCTGCGGCTCGACCCCGAACAGATCGAGGCCGCCACCCGCTTCTGGGAGCGACAGAGCTTCGAAGGCCGCATCAACCTCCAGCAGGCCCTGCGCGCCGCCCTCGGCTTGGACGACAAAGTCCAGATCGCCGGCCTGCCCGTGCTCCAGCGCACGGTCGAAGGCTGGCTGCCCAGTCTTATCCGCCAACTGAGCGAGGGCGACGAAAGCCTGCGTCAGGCCGAGCAACCGGCCGGGCTGACCGGCATCCTGCGCCCCTACCAGCGTTTTGGCGTCGGCTGGCTGCAGACGCACCGCCACCTGGGCCTGAGCGCCTGTCTGGCCGACGACATGGGCCTGGGCAAATCGATCCAGGCCATTGGCTTGCTGCTGCACGAGCAGAATGAACTCGGCCGGCTGCCCGGCCCCAGCCTGCTCATCGCCCCCACCTCGCTGCTGGGCAACTGGCGCCGCGAGATTCGCCGTTTTGCGCCCAACCTGCGCGTCTTCATCCACTACGGCCCCGATCGGCCCCGGAACGAAACCTTCGCCGCCACCGTCCAGCGTTTCGATCTGGTGATCAGCAGCTACACCCTGGCCCGCCGCGATGCCGAGCTTTTCGAGAGTTTCCCCTGGCACGGCCTCATCCTCGACGAGGCCCAGAAAATCAAGAACCCCGACATCCAGGTGACGCAGGCCATCGAACGCTTTCCGTCCGCTTTTCGCCTGGCCCTGACCGGGACGCCGATCGAAAACCAGCTCACCGAGCTATGGTCGATCTTCAACTTCCTGAACAAAGGCTATCTGGGCAGCCTCAGCAGCTTTCGCAAGCACTTTGCCTATCCGATCGAACGCCACCAAGACCCCACCACCACCGCCCGTTTGCAGCGGCTGGTGCGGCCCTTCATCCTCCGCCGCCTGAAAACCGACCCCAACGTGCTCCAGGACCTGCCCGAACGACTGGAGATGAAGGTCTACTGCACGCTGAGCGACGAGCAGGCCGAGCTGTATCAGGCGGTGGTGGCCGAGGGCCTGCCGCGGGTGCGCGACCTCTACGGCCGGGCGCGGCGGCTGCACATCTTCAACCTGCTCACGCGGCTCAAACAGATCCTCAACCACCCCGCCCAGTACCTGGCCCCCGACCACATCACCGCTAAATTCCACCCCACCGAGGCCCTGGAGCGGCGCAGCGGCAAACTCGACCGCCTGACCGAGATGTTGGACGAGGTGCTGACCGTCGGCGACCGCGCCCTGGTCTACACCCAGTTTGCCGAAACGGGCCACATCCTGGCCTGGCACCTGCAACAGCAATTCGACCGCCCGGTCTTCTATCTCCACGGCGGCGTCTCGCTCAAACAGCGCCAGCAGATGGTGACCAGCTTCCAGGAAGACCCTCATGCCCCGCACATCTTCATCCTCACCCTCAAGGCCGGCGGCCTGGGCCTGAACCTGACCGCCGCCAACCACGTCTTTCATTACGACCGCTGGTGGAACCCGGCTGTCGAAGACCAGGCCAGCGACCGCATCTACCGCATCGGCCAGACGCGCGCCGTCCAGACGCACAAATTCATCACCGCCGGCACCCTGGAAGAAGGCATCGATGAGATGCTCGAACGTAAGCAGGGCCTGGCCGACCGCATCATTTCGGGCAGCGAAGAAGACTGGCTGACTGAGCTTTCGTTCGACGAACTCTCCCAGCTGATCAGCCTGACCCAAGAGCGCCTATGA